The proteins below are encoded in one region of Bacillus vallismortis:
- the rimM gene encoding ribosome maturation factor RimM (Essential for efficient processing of 16S rRNA) produces the protein MTKRWFHVGKIVNTHGIKGEVRVISKTDFAEERYKPGNTLYLFRDGHNEPVEVTVNTHRLHKQFHLLQFKERQSLNEVEELKNAIIKVPEEDLGELDEGEFYFHEIIGCEVFTGDGQLIGKVKEILTPGANDVWVIGRNGKKDALIPYIESVVKHIDVSEKKIEVELMEGLIDE, from the coding sequence ATGACAAAGCGATGGTTTCATGTAGGTAAAATCGTAAATACCCACGGAATTAAAGGCGAGGTACGGGTGATTTCGAAAACAGATTTTGCCGAGGAACGGTACAAGCCGGGCAACACGCTGTATTTGTTTAGGGACGGACATAACGAACCCGTTGAAGTAACGGTAAACACGCATAGACTGCATAAACAATTTCATCTGCTGCAGTTTAAAGAAAGACAAAGCCTGAATGAAGTGGAAGAGCTGAAAAACGCAATCATTAAAGTTCCAGAAGAAGATTTAGGAGAGCTGGATGAGGGAGAATTTTATTTCCACGAAATCATTGGGTGTGAAGTATTTACCGGGGACGGCCAACTAATCGGAAAGGTAAAAGAAATTTTGACGCCTGGAGCTAATGACGTGTGGGTCATCGGCCGAAATGGGAAAAAAGACGCGCTGATTCCTTACATTGAATCAGTGGTCAAACATATCGATGTCAGCGAAAAGAAAATTGAGGTTGAACTCATGGAAGGATTAATAGACGAATGA
- a CDS encoding YlqD family protein: protein MQIIHRVAVMQVLTEHSKEKLLASFAEKKQMLERECSQLYFQLRKHEKEQQNPDMIEQFKKAIEKRKDNIKIIDFQIAQVHTLPLGSEMKEKEVDALLTIEAGDNWHEKTAANTIVIKDGQVIEIRQR from the coding sequence ATGCAAATTATTCACCGTGTAGCCGTTATGCAAGTCTTAACCGAGCACAGCAAGGAAAAGCTTTTAGCTTCTTTTGCCGAAAAGAAACAAATGCTTGAACGAGAATGCAGCCAGCTCTATTTTCAGCTAAGAAAACATGAAAAAGAACAGCAAAACCCTGATATGATCGAACAATTTAAAAAGGCAATAGAAAAGCGGAAAGATAACATAAAAATAATCGATTTTCAAATTGCTCAAGTACATACATTGCCGCTTGGCAGTGAGATGAAAGAAAAGGAAGTCGATGCGCTGCTGACAATTGAAGCCGGAGATAACTGGCATGAGAAAACAGCAGCAAACACCATCGTCATAAAAGACGGACAAGTAATTGAAATTCGCCAGAGGTGA
- a CDS encoding KH domain-containing protein, protein MTDRHLEDLIVQIVTPLVDHPDDIRVIREETDQKIALRLSVHKSDTGKVIGKQGRTAKAIRTAVFAAGAQSSKKVQFEIFD, encoded by the coding sequence ATGACTGATCGACACTTGGAAGATTTGATTGTCCAAATTGTGACGCCGCTTGTTGATCATCCAGATGACATTCGCGTCATAAGAGAAGAAACCGATCAAAAGATTGCGCTGCGCTTATCTGTCCATAAGTCAGATACCGGTAAAGTTATCGGAAAGCAAGGCCGGACTGCAAAAGCGATTCGAACAGCTGTATTTGCAGCTGGCGCACAGTCTTCTAAGAAAGTTCAATTTGAGATATTTGACTAA
- the rpsP gene encoding 30S ribosomal protein S16, with translation MAVKIRLKRMGAKKSPFYRIVVADSRSPRDGRFIETVGTYNPVAKPAEVKIDEELALKWLQTGAKPSDTVRNLFSSQGIMEKFHNAKQGK, from the coding sequence ATGGCAGTAAAAATTCGTTTAAAACGTATGGGAGCAAAAAAATCTCCTTTCTATCGTATTGTTGTAGCAGATTCTCGTTCACCGCGTGACGGCCGTTTCATCGAAACAGTCGGAACATACAACCCGGTTGCAAAACCAGCGGAAGTAAAAATCGACGAAGAGCTTGCTCTTAAATGGCTTCAAACTGGAGCGAAACCATCTGATACAGTTCGCAACTTGTTCTCTAGCCAAGGAATCATGGAAAAATTCCACAACGCTAAACAAGGCAAGTAA
- the ffh gene encoding signal recognition particle protein codes for MAFEGLADRLQQTISKIRGKGKVSEQDVKEMMREVRLALLEADVNFKVVKDFVKKVSERAVGQDVMKSLTPGQQVIKVVQEELTELMGGEESKIAAAKKPPTVIMMVGLQGAGKTTTSGKLANLLRKKHNRKPMLVAADIYRPAAIKQLETLGKQLDMPVFSLGDQVSPVEIAKQAIEKAKEEHYDYVILDTAGRLHIDHELMDELTSVKEIANPEEIFLVVDSMTGQDAVNVAQSFNEQLGLTGVVLTKLDGDTRGGAALSIRAVTNTPIKFAGLGEKLDALEPFHPERMASRILGMGDVLTLIEKAQASVDEDKAKELEQKMRTMSFTLDDFLEQLGQVRNMGPLDELLQMMPGAGKMKGLKNIQVDEKQLNHVEAIIKSMTVREKEQPDIINASRRKRIAKGSGTSVQEVNRLLKQFDEMKKMMKQMTNMSKGKKKGFKLPFM; via the coding sequence ATGGCATTTGAAGGATTAGCCGACCGACTGCAGCAGACGATTTCCAAAATTCGCGGAAAAGGGAAAGTCAGCGAACAAGATGTCAAAGAGATGATGCGTGAGGTTCGTCTTGCGCTGCTTGAAGCTGACGTTAACTTTAAAGTAGTCAAGGATTTTGTCAAAAAAGTAAGTGAACGCGCTGTAGGCCAAGACGTCATGAAAAGTCTGACGCCCGGCCAGCAGGTCATTAAAGTTGTTCAAGAGGAACTGACTGAGCTGATGGGCGGCGAAGAGAGCAAAATCGCCGCTGCAAAAAAGCCGCCGACTGTTATTATGATGGTCGGTCTCCAAGGTGCCGGTAAAACGACAACAAGCGGTAAGCTTGCGAACCTGCTGCGCAAAAAGCATAATCGCAAACCGATGCTGGTTGCTGCCGATATTTACCGTCCGGCCGCTATTAAACAGCTGGAAACGCTCGGCAAACAGCTTGACATGCCTGTTTTCTCACTTGGTGATCAGGTCAGTCCTGTAGAAATAGCGAAACAGGCTATTGAAAAAGCCAAGGAAGAACATTATGACTATGTCATTTTGGATACGGCAGGCCGCTTGCATATTGACCATGAATTGATGGATGAACTCACCAGCGTGAAGGAAATCGCGAATCCGGAAGAAATTTTCCTGGTTGTCGATTCAATGACCGGACAGGACGCTGTGAATGTCGCCCAAAGCTTTAATGAACAGCTCGGTTTAACCGGTGTTGTGCTGACTAAGCTTGATGGCGACACACGCGGCGGTGCTGCGCTTTCTATTCGCGCGGTCACAAACACGCCGATTAAGTTCGCTGGTCTAGGCGAAAAGCTTGATGCGTTAGAACCGTTCCATCCTGAACGCATGGCATCAAGGATTCTCGGTATGGGCGATGTGCTGACATTAATTGAAAAAGCACAAGCCAGCGTCGATGAAGATAAGGCCAAAGAGCTGGAACAAAAAATGAGAACCATGAGCTTCACATTGGACGATTTTTTGGAGCAGCTCGGGCAGGTCAGAAACATGGGGCCTCTTGATGAGCTTCTGCAAATGATGCCAGGTGCCGGCAAAATGAAAGGCCTGAAAAACATCCAAGTGGATGAAAAACAGCTGAATCATGTGGAAGCGATCATCAAATCGATGACTGTTCGTGAAAAAGAACAACCGGATATCATTAATGCCAGCCGGCGGAAGCGGATTGCGAAAGGGAGCGGGACATCCGTTCAGGAAGTCAACCGTCTGCTTAAGCAGTTTGACGAAATGAAAAAAATGATGAAGCAGATGACAAACATGTCAAAAGGCAAGAAAAAAGGGTTTAAGCTACCTTTTATGTAA
- a CDS encoding putative DNA-binding protein → MSLEKTTRMNYLFDFYQSLLTSKQKSYMSLYYLDDFSLGEIAEEYEVSRQAVYDNIKRTEAMLEQYEEKLLLLKKFQERKEMFNKLKELASGSIEEEEITALIEALEKLD, encoded by the coding sequence ATGTCGCTTGAAAAGACAACGAGAATGAATTATCTGTTTGATTTTTATCAGTCGTTGTTGACGTCAAAACAGAAGAGCTATATGTCGCTTTATTATTTGGACGATTTCTCCCTAGGCGAAATAGCCGAAGAATATGAGGTTTCAAGACAAGCTGTTTATGATAACATCAAACGAACAGAAGCGATGCTTGAACAATATGAAGAAAAGCTGCTCCTTTTGAAAAAGTTTCAGGAGCGTAAAGAGATGTTTAATAAGCTGAAGGAGCTTGCTTCCGGTTCAATAGAAGAGGAAGAAATTACAGCTCTGATTGAAGCGCTTGAGAAATTAGATTAG
- a CDS encoding Ig-like domain-containing protein yields the protein MKKIGLLFALCLAAVFTLIVPAQQADAAEAPYKASITNISTDGGVYGKINYGQGQYWRVKYNITVSGKLLDQNGQPVPNAPVRFEADTKVGNTTKTASGTTDENGTFEVPMYLGPAAGYYTYYTSVSVHYYDIIPFRVYSEDARMVSTDNSLYHFAYQVRR from the coding sequence ATGAAAAAAATCGGTTTATTGTTTGCGCTATGCTTGGCAGCTGTGTTTACACTCATTGTCCCGGCACAGCAAGCAGACGCTGCTGAGGCGCCTTATAAGGCTTCGATCACAAATATCAGCACAGATGGAGGAGTTTACGGTAAAATCAATTACGGCCAAGGTCAATATTGGCGAGTCAAGTACAATATCACCGTAAGCGGCAAATTACTCGATCAAAACGGACAGCCAGTGCCAAACGCTCCAGTACGATTTGAGGCAGATACGAAAGTCGGAAACACAACAAAAACAGCTTCAGGAACAACCGATGAAAACGGAACATTTGAGGTTCCAATGTATTTGGGGCCAGCCGCTGGGTACTATACGTATTACACATCTGTTTCCGTTCATTACTACGACATCATCCCATTCAGAGTTTATTCAGAAGATGCGAGAATGGTATCCACAGATAACAGCCTTTATCATTTCGCCTATCAAGTGAGAAGATAA
- the ftsY gene encoding signal recognition particle-docking protein FtsY, which yields MSFFKKLKEKITKQTDSVSEKFKDGLEKTRNSFQNKVNDLVSRYRKVDEDFFEELEEVLIGADVGFTTVMELIDELKKEVKRRNIQDPAEVQSVISEKLVDIYNSGDGQISDLNIQDGRLNVILLVGVNGVGKTTTIGKLAHKLKQEGKSVVLAAGDTFRAGAIEQLEVWGERTGVPVIKQTAGSDPAAVIYDAVHAAKARNADVLICDTAGRLQNKVNLMKELEKVKRVIEREVPEAPHEVLLALDATTGQNAMAQAKEFSKATNVTGIALTKLDGTAKGGIVLAIRNELHIPVKLVGLGEKVDDLQEFNAESYVYGLFSDLVENADD from the coding sequence ATGAGCTTTTTTAAAAAATTAAAAGAGAAAATCACAAAACAAACAGATTCCGTATCTGAAAAGTTTAAGGATGGCCTTGAAAAAACAAGAAACTCCTTTCAAAACAAAGTGAATGATCTTGTATCCCGTTACCGTAAAGTGGATGAGGATTTCTTTGAAGAGCTTGAAGAGGTTCTTATCGGCGCGGATGTCGGCTTTACAACCGTTATGGAATTAATAGATGAGCTGAAAAAAGAAGTGAAACGAAGAAATATTCAAGATCCGGCGGAAGTCCAGTCTGTGATTTCCGAGAAGCTGGTCGACATTTATAATAGCGGTGATGGGCAAATTTCTGATTTGAATATCCAGGATGGGCGTTTAAATGTAATCCTCCTCGTAGGTGTAAACGGAGTCGGCAAAACGACAACAATCGGAAAGCTTGCCCATAAATTAAAGCAAGAAGGAAAGTCTGTCGTACTTGCTGCCGGAGACACATTTAGAGCGGGTGCTATTGAACAGCTGGAAGTATGGGGAGAGCGTACGGGAGTGCCTGTCATTAAGCAAACGGCTGGAAGCGATCCCGCGGCTGTTATCTACGATGCTGTCCATGCTGCCAAAGCAAGAAATGCTGATGTTTTAATCTGTGATACGGCAGGTCGTCTTCAAAACAAAGTGAATCTGATGAAAGAGCTTGAAAAAGTGAAGCGCGTCATTGAGAGAGAAGTGCCTGAAGCGCCGCATGAGGTGCTGCTTGCCCTAGATGCCACGACCGGCCAAAACGCGATGGCGCAGGCGAAAGAGTTCTCTAAAGCAACAAATGTTACGGGTATTGCTTTAACGAAGCTCGATGGTACGGCAAAAGGCGGGATCGTTCTCGCGATCCGCAACGAGCTCCATATTCCGGTTAAACTAGTCGGATTAGGTGAAAAAGTGGATGATCTTCAGGAATTCAACGCAGAATCGTATGTATACGGCCTGTTTTCAGATTTAGTGGAAAACGCCGATGATTAA